One segment of Rosa chinensis cultivar Old Blush chromosome 6, RchiOBHm-V2, whole genome shotgun sequence DNA contains the following:
- the LOC112173720 gene encoding pumilio homolog 12, with amino-acid sequence MYWDPMLPNLVLQNPPILQNPPYHQNTNPNFDHLLFPGNSTNNLINNNNNGFSTLGFGTVGGGPHDFAADQTHDQLEASLNRLSISNNSSSGNQRIPNNYMPSSTILGNGGFSTLEQEYLERLNQYAFLMAEQYMRHSNPTAANNGILNPHSWNRNSTSSSRSTSQSIYRDQFGLGFNQIRSSSSSQRNRVSRGSRFANGAGRQRFGQEERSQGLNLMSTKDQRLGNGSARRHIPSYYSVPLEELRGQIAFVAKDHVGCRFLQKKIEEGKMEEIEMIFNEVMKEGHDHLRELMVDQFGTEFIQKLVEGTNRDGWTKMLDLVMSDERKLKDMCTDQHGSRAMQKLLERVETREQQSSFMRVLKRITIPLSKTQPGYYVIQVCLKNFSLDCTKGVLELVLDNCLALAKDKFGCCLVQSSVHYAYTEAKERLLADITEHARVLSEDPYGNYVVQYIIGLKIPRVTADILGQLQGYFVNLSMNKHGSNVVEKTLKEAGEEHANTIINEMINSPEFLNVLQNPYGNYVAQSALAVSKGSVHNALVNLIRSNYPHLHSHLYGKRVLDKTRGGRHRA; translated from the exons ATGTATTGGGATCCCATGTTGCCCAATCTGGTTCTTCAAAACCCACCAATCTTGCAAAACCCTCCCTACCATCAAAACACTAATCCCAACTTTGATCATCTTCTTTTTCCCGGAAACAGTACCAACAATCTTATCAACAACAATAATAATGGGTTTTCGACATTGGGATTTGGAACAGTTGGGGGAGGTCCTCATGATTTTGCTGCTGATCAGACTCATGATCAACTCGAAGCTTCTTTGAATCGGCTAAGCATATCCAATAATAGCAGTTCCGGCAATCAAAGAATACCCAACAACTATATGCCTAGCTCTACAATCCTAGGCAATGGTGGGTTCAGTACTCTAGAGCAGGAATATTTGGAGAGGTTGAACCAATATGCTTTCTTAATGGCTGAGCAGTACATGAGGCATTCGAATCCCACTGCTGCTAACAATGGAATACTCAATCCCCATAGTTGGAATCGGAATAGCACCAGTAGTAGCAGGAGCACTAGTCAATCGATTTATCGGGATCAATTTGGATTAGGTTTTAACCAAATTAGGTCTAGTTCTAGTTCTCAGCGGAATAGGGTTAGCAGGGGATCAAGGTTTGCTAATGGGGCTGGAAGACAGCGCTTCGGGCAAGAAGAAAGGAGCCAAGGCCTGAATTTGATGTCCACCAAAGATCAAAGGCTTGGCAATGGGTCTGCACGGCGGCACATACCAAGTTATTACTCTGTCCCTTTGGAAGAGTTGAGGGGCCAAATTGCTTTTGTGGCCAAAGATCATGTTGGATGTCGATTTTTACAAAAGAAGATTGAGGAGGGTAAGATGGAAGAGATTGAAATGATTTTTAATGAGGTTATGAAGGAGGGTCATGATCATTTGCGCGAGCTAATGGTAGATCAATTTGggactgaatttattcaaaaactTGTGGAGGGGACTAACAGAGACGGATGGACCAAAATGCTTGATTTGGTGATGAGTGATGAGAGGAAACTCAAGGATATGTGCACTGACCAGCATGG AAGTCGTGCCATGCAGAAGTTGCTGGAGCGGGTTGAAACCCGAGAGCAACAGTCCTCGTTTATGCGGGTTCTGAAGCGAATCACAAttccgctgagcaaaacccaGCCCGGTTATTATGTGATTCAAGTTTGCTTGAAAAATTTCTCTCTTGACTGCACCAAG GGTGTTCTGGAATTAGTGCTAGATAACTGCCTTGCATTAGCAAAAGACAAATTTGGGTGTTGCTTAGTGCAAAGCAGTGTGCATTATGCATATACTGAAGCTAAGGAGCGTCTTCTGGCTGACATAACTGAGCATGCTCGAGTCCTCTCCGAAGATCCTTACGG GAACTATGTTGTGCAGTACATAATTGGACTAAAAATACCTCGTGTAACAGCAGACATTTTAGGTCAGCTTCAAGGGTATTTTGTTAATCTGTCGATGAACAAGCATGGAAGTAATGTAGTCGAGAAAACCCTGAAAGAGGCTGGAGAAGAACATGCCAATACGATTATTAATGAGATGATTAACAGTCCTGAGTTTCTGAATGTTCTTCAAAATCCTTATGGGAATTATGTTGCTCAGTCTGCTCTTGCAGTATCCAAG GGATCTGTTCACAATGCTCTTGTTAACCTCATTCGGAGCAATTACCCTCATCTGCACAGCCATCTGTATGGGAAAAGGGTGCTCGACAAAACCAGAGGAGGCAGACATCGTGCATAA